GGAGGGGAACGCTTACGACTTCGCCTCTGCCTTCGTGGTTCTCGCGAGGCTGGAGGGCCTTCCGGCGAGGCTCGTGGAAGGGCTCTACGTGGAAGCCGTCCCGCAGGAACAGGTGGTGACGGAGAGGAACAGACACTTCTGGGCTGAGGTTTACTTCGAAAAAGCCGGCTGGCTGATATTCGATCCCCTCCACAGGGACCCAAACGTCCACGTCCCCTTCGAGCTCAGCGTGGTTCCCTCCAGAACGGCCCTTGCTCCGGGTTCTTCCGGAAACGTTACCGTAAAGTTCGAGAGGGTCACCGGGGCGAACTCGAGCCTCACCGTGGAAGCCCCTTCCATCGGGGTGTTCCTTGCCAACGGATCCGGGATACACGACCTGACCATCAAGCTAAGGGAACCCGGACATTACCCCGTAACGGCGATTGCGACGGCAGATGAAGCATCGCAGGCTGCCTTCGGCTTCGTCACCGTTCCCGGAAACCTGACGGTAATCCCCGATCCTCCGGCCGTTAACCTCACCCGGGGCAAGGGGGCAGTCCTGAAACTCCACGTAAACGGTACCGCCCGGAACCTCGGGCTGGAAACGACCTCCCCGCTGGTCGAGAGGATCGAAGCCTTCAGCGGAGGGTTTGAGGTTACACTGAACGCCCCACCGGATTACCCGAACGGTCTTTACATCGTTGACTTTAAGGCCGTAACGGGTTCCGAAGAATACAGCATCCGCATTCCAGTGCTGCTCAGGGAACCCACAGCGATCGACTTTTCCCTGCCCGCCACTCCAACGGCCGGCGATTTCCTCTCAATCAACGGCACCGTAAGCGGGGTCGTGAGCCCACCGGAGAAGGGGAAGGTCCCGGTGTTCCTGAACGACGGTAGGAGGGACGTTCTGATAGGCTACGGCAACCTCTCCAACGGGAGCTTTTCCGTTCCCGTCAGAATACCCGAATACCTGAAACCGGGGGTCTACCCGGTGGAGGTGAGTTACAACCCTCCCCCCGGCTGTGGATACCTTCCCTCGAAAGCCGTTAGGGAGCTCAGGGTAAGGGGTCTCGCGAGGTTCTCCCTGCCGGAGCTCATCCTCGTGAACCCCGGGAACGTTACCCTCGTTGGGGCCCTGATCGACGGTGCCGGGGACCCCGTGCCAGATGCGGGGGTAACCTACCACCTCGACGGGAACCTTACGGGTAGCTCAACAACCCTAACGGACGGGAGGTTTCCCATAAGGCTCAGCATCCCCTGGCTAGGGGGCCACAGCCTGACGCTCGAATACGGTGGAAGCGATGACTACTCCCCTGCCACCGCGAAGGTTAGGGTGGCGGCCGTTAAGTTCGAGGTTGAGGAGGAGGTGAAGGTCAAAGCCGGAAAACCAGTGGTGATATCCGGGAGGGTCCTCGGGATCAAAAACGCCACCCTCAAGGCGTACCTGTTCCCGGGGAAGACCTACGACCTCAAAATCGTCAACGGGCGGTTTAACCTCACCCTCGAGCCCTTCAACAGCGTCGGTGAGAGGTCCCTCGAATTCAGGCAGGGGGGCAGGGTCCTGAAGAGGATAACCATTGCCGTGGTCTCTCCGGTCAGAATAGAGCTCCTGACGGGGGAGGCAAGGGGCGGGAAAATCGCCAGGGTGAAGTTCAGGGTGGTGGACTTCAAGGGCGATCCTGTGGGGGGTCTGCCACTCAACGTGAGCCTGGGGGATCTCGCGTTTCACGCCACGACCAACGGATCGGGTATAGCGGTTATCGAAGTCCCCGTGGGGGAGAGGGAAGTCAACGCCACGGTCACCGTAACCTTTGAAGGTTCCGGCCACTACCTGCCAGCGAGGGAGAGCTTCCACGTCTTAATAGGCAAAAAGCGGAGTATCCCGTGGCCCTACATCGGCCTGATGGTTCTGATGGGCATTTTAATCCTCAGGCTCAGGAGAAAGGAGGAAGGGGAGGAGCGGACAAAGGAGAGAATGCTGAAGATAATATTCAACAACGGAATACCCCTCTTCCGGGAGGGGGAAGCGCTGGATATAAGCATAGAATGCGATGGCGAGCCCGAACTTTACGTGAACGGAAGGCCCTTCGGGAAGGAACGGGACTTCAGGCTCATCCTTCCCCCCGGAGAGCATGAGGTGGAGGCGAGGTGCAACGGCATGGTGGAGAAAGCCCGGGTAAGGGTGGTGAAGAGCTACAACGAGGCGGTGGTGGAGTACTACGAGCGGTGCTTCCTTCCGTGGGCCAGAGGGGAAGGTGTGGAGGTTGAAGAGATGACCCCGCGGGAGATAGCCGAAACCCTTACGGACATGATGTATCCGTGGGAACCGATAGATGCCCTGACGGACGTATTCGAGAGGGCCCGCTACAGCGGAGGATCCGTTGGAAGGGAGGAATTCATACGCTTCTACCGTTCCGTTCTTGAGGTTGTGGGAGGTGGCTGTGGTGTCTGAGTTCAACTGGGGAAGAACGGCCCTTTACACGGGGCTTCTAATCCTCCTCTACGTCCTCTCCGGGGTGATAGGTCCCCTAAGGGTTCTGATGGTCCCTGCGGGGGTTCTCGTTCTCTTTCTGGTGGGGGGCGACGTTGCGGAGAGGGCAAGGGGAAGGAACGCGGCTTTCATCGTCAGGACCCTCGGGGTTAGCTTTTCAGCTATCCTCCTGCCCTGGGAGTGGAGCTTTTCAGTGGCGCTGATCGCTCTCGGAGCCGGAACGGCCGCTCTGGCGCCAAGACTCAGGGATCATTCCCGGCTCATCCGGGGAACGGGGCTCGTCATAGCCTTCTACGGCATCTCAAGGCTTCCTCCCCTCGGGCCGGCTGGAAGCGTCTTCAGTTACGCGGGCGTTTTCCTGTTCCTCGGCTACGCTGCTGCAGAGCTCGGTGAAGGGCATCCCTGGGCCGAACCGATCGAGAGGAACCTGCTCGGGATGGGCATCCTCGGCGGGATCCTCGGCCTCTATGCAACCGTGAGGGAAAGCCTGATCGAGAGCCATCCAAGTATGGTGTTCTACGGCGAATGGCTGGCCCTCCTGCTCGGGGTCATCGTTGCCGGAAGCATGGTGCATTCCTACGTGGGCGAGAAGGATCCCGAGGGCTACTTGCTCTCCCAGTGGAAAAGGCACGAGGCGGAAACCATGAGAAAGCTCGGTCCGGAAATGCGCGAGACGAGGAAAGCTGTCGAGGACTTCGTCGTGCGGGGCAGGAAGGGTCCCCTTCTGGCTTTCATAGCCTACTACGGCTCCCGGCTCTTCGACGAGAGGAGACGCTTTGAGGCTCTTATCGGAAAGATAGCCGATTACAGGGCGAGGGAGGTCTCAAGACTAACGCCCCTCTGGATAAGGCGCGCCTACGAGAGGAGGGAGCTGGAAAGAAGGGCCGGGATCGTTGAGGAGGTTTTTGGAGAACTGAGAAAGCTCATGGGATGGGAGTCGTGATGGAGTTAAAAGAGGCCTTTGAAACCCTTGGTGAGATAGTTGACAGGATTTCAAGCGTTTACATAGGGAACGAGGCCGTCATCAGGAAAACTCTGGCCGCAGCGCTCGTGAACGGGAACGTTCTTTTCGAGGACTACCCCGGACTGGGTAAAACGCTACTGGCGAAGGCCCTTGGAAGGGTTCTGGGACTGAAGTACACGCGGGTCCAGTTCACACCGGATCTTCTTCCGGCGGACATTCTGGGAACCAAGGTCTGGAGGCAGAACCTCGGAACTTTCGAGCTCATAAAAGGCCCGGTATTCACGAACGTTCTCCTCGCGGACGAGATCAACAGGGCACCCCCGAAGACCCAGAGCGCTTTGCTCGAGGCGATGCAGGAGAGGCAGGTGACCATCGAGGGCGAAACCTTCCCCCTCGAGAGGCCTTTTTTCGTGATAGCCACCCAGAACCCGATAGAGCTCGAGGGGACCTACCCCCTCCCTGAGGCCCAGCTCGACCGCTTTCTGGTGCGCCTCAGGCTCGGCTACCCAAAAACCCTGAGGGACGAGGTTGAGATCCTCGAAGCGCGTCTATCTTGGAGAAAGGACGACCCAACGGCCGACCTAAAGCCTCTGATCGATCGCGAGACTTTCGTGGAAATGCAGGAGCTCGTAGAGAGGCGGATCTTCATAGAAAGGGCCCTGCTTGAGTACATAGCCGAACTGATCAGGAACGCGCGTTCCGATGAGAGGGTCGAGGCGGGACCGAGTCCCCGGGGAGGCATAGCGCTTATGAAAGTTGCCAAGGCAAACGCCCTCCTCGAGGGACGGGATTTCGTCCTGCCGGATGATGTAAAGGCCTACGCCATCGACGCACTGGCCCACAGGGTTGTCGTCAGGCCGGAGTACGCCTTCGAAGGGGTTACCGGGGAGGAGATCATCAGGGAGACCCTGAGGAGAACGTCCGTTCCCAAAGGGGCTGAGGGTAGATGAGGAAGAGTCTTATCGGCTACGCCCTCTGGGCCGTACTCATCGGAACGATCTTCCTCTCGCCCGGGATGATAGCACTCGCGGTGGTGCCCCTCTCGGTCCTCGCCCTCGCGGTGCTCATTGACCCACCGGGTGGAATAGGGGTAAGACGAAGGCTCTCAAAGTCCGAAGTGTGGCTGGGGGAGGAGGTGGAGATCCGGGTAGAGGTTGAGGTGGAAAGGGGAATCGGGCTGGTCGTCATCAGGGATCCCCTCCCGAAGAGCGTCGCCCTGACCTCGGGAAACAACGTCGGGGTTTTCTTCAAGGGGCTCAAACCGCTGAGGGCTGAGTACTCCTACAGGATAAGGCCCCTCCGCAGGGGATCCTACAGGCTGCCGGAGAGTGAGGTGACGACGAGGAACCCCCTCGGGGTAAGGTACCTCTGGGGGCTTTACGGCGAAGAACTGGAACTCAGGGCGATCCCCCGTATCATCAGGGCGGTTCCAATGGCACAAACGAGCAGAAAGGCGAGGATAAGCGTCCCCGAAACGAGCTTCTCGATAACCGGGTCCCTCTCCACGGACTTCAGGGAGATAAGGGAATACCAAACCGGCGATCCGGTGAAGCTCATAAACTGGAAGGCCACCGCCCGGATCGGGAGGGTTATGACAAACGAGTTCGAAAGGGAGGGCAAGAAGACGGTTCTCTTCGTGGTCGACGCAAGGGAGGGGATGAAGGTGGGGGCCGGAAGCGAGAGCCCCTACGAGCACGCCATGAACCTCGTCTCTTCGATGGCCCACCGCTTTCTGAGAAAGGACTACCACGTGGGCCTCTACCTGCTCGGAACCGGGAAGTTCCTGCCCCCCGCAACGGGACAGAGGCAGCTTCACGCGATGGTGCGGACCATGATGGAATTCGAGAGGGTTCAAACGGCTGAAGAGGGCTTCGACGATTCCATCGAGAGGCTGAAGAGGATCCTCCTTCAGTACAGACCCCTCGTGGTGTACGTCTCCAACGTGCTCGAGGGAACCCTCATGGAAACCAGAAGGGGAATCCTGAAGGTAACGTCCCTTCACAGGGGAAGCTCCAAACCGGTCATCGTCGATGTTTCTCCGCCCCTCGAGGCGGAGGCGGGCACTTTGATCGAGATAGAGAAGAGGGTCATAGCGGAGGAGCTCGAAAAGGCCGGTGCCTACGTCGTCCGCTGGCTTCCGGAACAGGAGGATACCGGTAGGGTGCTGAGCAGGTTGCTGGGGGAGATAGGATGAACTTCCGGGCGTTAAAACTGGCCGTCCTTCTGCCCGCGATAATCCTCGTGTCGTTTGCCTGTTCGGAGGTCTTTCAACCCGGAGGGTACCTCCTGAAAGCTGCCATCGGGATAATCCTCCTTGGGGTCTTCATCTCCACCGGTTCCGCCAGCGGGACGGTTTTCGTCTCAACGGTACTCTACTCCGTTCCCTACTCCATAGTCCTGTCCCAGTTCCTGCCCATAGCCTTCCCCCGGGCCTACGAGGACCTTGCGGGGGCCATAATGAGAAACCCCTATTTCTCCAGCCCCCTGTCGGTGTTCACCCTAATGGTCCTCAGCATACTGAGCGATTACATCGAGAGGGCCGAGGGGTGGGATAACATCCTGAGTGGACTTGGATGGAAGGGCAGAGGGACAGGGATCCTGACGTACGGTGCTCCGGTTCTCCTGCTGGCCTTCGCCCTTTCACTCGGCATACTGTGGCTTGGAAGGGTCCTGAACTTCTCAACAACCGGAATCCTGCTGCCGGTTCTCATCCTCCTCCTCGGGGCGGTGAGCGGTTACCTTTCGAGGGAGACGGGAAGCTACAGGCGGGTTGTGGTTGCCACAGAGCTTCCACCCGTGAACGGGGAGGTACTGATAGAAACCCCCGAAGGTGTGGAAGCCGTGCCCCTGAGTCGCTCCATGGCCTCTGAATGGGAGGCCATCAGGGTGAAGAAGGAGCTGAAAAAGAGGCCCAC
The window above is part of the Thermococcus sp. P6 genome. Proteins encoded here:
- a CDS encoding transglutaminase domain-containing protein codes for the protein MVGRKYIAFLTLILISLVITSVVLGPAMIEVPPETRSLEGLLLSRLPPGNGSNETGPVTGIPVSRRLLITGAAHTHYLRLNVYTDYVNGVWTTRNATRIPSNVIAPPEVDVPHHTERDRITVFSFQPITGNLFTSLYTTRVDATGVEAIPGYNLFRTAFNVTSYSFSSVIYTFDSPYLRNLTAGNLTEYLQAPKDPRLVNLAGRIESGGSDYEKALAIAEYLRTHYRVGNAEPPNGTDRLTWFLFESGEGNAYDFASAFVVLARLEGLPARLVEGLYVEAVPQEQVVTERNRHFWAEVYFEKAGWLIFDPLHRDPNVHVPFELSVVPSRTALAPGSSGNVTVKFERVTGANSSLTVEAPSIGVFLANGSGIHDLTIKLREPGHYPVTAIATADEASQAAFGFVTVPGNLTVIPDPPAVNLTRGKGAVLKLHVNGTARNLGLETTSPLVERIEAFSGGFEVTLNAPPDYPNGLYIVDFKAVTGSEEYSIRIPVLLREPTAIDFSLPATPTAGDFLSINGTVSGVVSPPEKGKVPVFLNDGRRDVLIGYGNLSNGSFSVPVRIPEYLKPGVYPVEVSYNPPPGCGYLPSKAVRELRVRGLARFSLPELILVNPGNVTLVGALIDGAGDPVPDAGVTYHLDGNLTGSSTTLTDGRFPIRLSIPWLGGHSLTLEYGGSDDYSPATAKVRVAAVKFEVEEEVKVKAGKPVVISGRVLGIKNATLKAYLFPGKTYDLKIVNGRFNLTLEPFNSVGERSLEFRQGGRVLKRITIAVVSPVRIELLTGEARGGKIARVKFRVVDFKGDPVGGLPLNVSLGDLAFHATTNGSGIAVIEVPVGEREVNATVTVTFEGSGHYLPARESFHVLIGKKRSIPWPYIGLMVLMGILILRLRRKEEGEERTKERMLKIIFNNGIPLFREGEALDISIECDGEPELYVNGRPFGKERDFRLILPPGEHEVEARCNGMVEKARVRVVKSYNEAVVEYYERCFLPWARGEGVEVEEMTPREIAETLTDMMYPWEPIDALTDVFERARYSGGSVGREEFIRFYRSVLEVVGGGCGV
- a CDS encoding MoxR family ATPase, translating into MELKEAFETLGEIVDRISSVYIGNEAVIRKTLAAALVNGNVLFEDYPGLGKTLLAKALGRVLGLKYTRVQFTPDLLPADILGTKVWRQNLGTFELIKGPVFTNVLLADEINRAPPKTQSALLEAMQERQVTIEGETFPLERPFFVIATQNPIELEGTYPLPEAQLDRFLVRLRLGYPKTLRDEVEILEARLSWRKDDPTADLKPLIDRETFVEMQELVERRIFIERALLEYIAELIRNARSDERVEAGPSPRGGIALMKVAKANALLEGRDFVLPDDVKAYAIDALAHRVVVRPEYAFEGVTGEEIIRETLRRTSVPKGAEGR
- a CDS encoding DUF58 domain-containing protein; its protein translation is MRKSLIGYALWAVLIGTIFLSPGMIALAVVPLSVLALAVLIDPPGGIGVRRRLSKSEVWLGEEVEIRVEVEVERGIGLVVIRDPLPKSVALTSGNNVGVFFKGLKPLRAEYSYRIRPLRRGSYRLPESEVTTRNPLGVRYLWGLYGEELELRAIPRIIRAVPMAQTSRKARISVPETSFSITGSLSTDFREIREYQTGDPVKLINWKATARIGRVMTNEFEREGKKTVLFVVDAREGMKVGAGSESPYEHAMNLVSSMAHRFLRKDYHVGLYLLGTGKFLPPATGQRQLHAMVRTMMEFERVQTAEEGFDDSIERLKRILLQYRPLVVYVSNVLEGTLMETRRGILKVTSLHRGSSKPVIVDVSPPLEAEAGTLIEIEKRVIAEELEKAGAYVVRWLPEQEDTGRVLSRLLGEIG